The Triticum aestivum cultivar Chinese Spring chromosome 7B, IWGSC CS RefSeq v2.1, whole genome shotgun sequence genome window below encodes:
- the LOC123161452 gene encoding F-box protein At5g49610-like, whose amino-acid sequence MAESASLLHGLQDDIFMFEILLRLPPKSLLRCRAVCHDWRGATSDRDFLVAHHARQPSFPLLYAEIDDPSSIDILIPLPSDHRADDKLQSVARLRGADDLTPVACCDGLLVFTTWGAERLSICNPATRQYARLNQLDGFTVFGMYPHRPTSEYRLLLCVCPETDAQSGFYVFTLASDQQPRPIGACPPAAELFQHEPVLLRGSLHWGTKRLIMVFDTTAELFRHMRSPIVPGHARSDLFEMDDLLGLYILNQEETLVHVWVMQDYEAQVWASKARVQLPIAELSVRGFWYVNVAYWDGDVLVLVDNDKDSLLQFDFDGKLIASLHCRCLCHSGLRLKQSLVSHTCFPAPEDYVHLSSDQIVMF is encoded by the coding sequence ATGGCAGAGTCAGCAagtctcctccatggcctccaggaTGACATCTTCATGTTTGAGATCCTCCTTCGCCTGCCCCCCAAATCCCTCCTTCGCTGCCGTGCAGTCTGCCACGACTGGCGCGGCGCCACCTCCGACCGCGACTTCCTTGTCGCCCACCACGCCCGCCAGCCCTCATTCCCCCTCCTTTACGCTGAAATTGACGACCCATCATCCATAGACATCCTCATCCCCTTGCCCTCCGACCACCGGGCAGACGACAAGCTCCAGTCCGTCGCCCGACTTCGTGGTGCCGACGACCTCACTCCCGTGGCCTGCTGTGACGGCCTCCTTGTCTTCACCACCTGGGGGGCTGAACGCCTCTCCATCTGCAACCCGGCCACTCGTCAGTATGCACGTCTCAACCAGCTTGATGGCTTCACGGTTTTCGGGATGTACCCACACAGGCCTACCAGCGAGTACCGACTACTGCTCTGCGTCTGCCCGGAAACTGATGCTCAAAGTGGCTTTTACGTCTTCACATTAGCCTCTGACCAGCAGCCGAGGCCCAtcggggcgtgccctcctgccgcGGAACTGTTTCAACACGAACCTGTCCTTTTGCGTGGTAGCCTGCATTGGGGCACAAAGCGACTGATAATGGTATTTGACACCACCGCTGAGTTGTTCCGGCACATGCGCTCTCCGATTGTTCCCGGCCATGCCAGGTCTGACCTGTTTGAGATGGATGACTTGCTTGGCCTGTACATTCTTAATCAAGAAGAGACCCTTGTTCATGTCTGGGTGATGCAGGACTACGAAGCCCAAGTCTGGGCCTCCAAAGCCCGGGTTCAATTGCCGATTGCAGAGCTAAGTGTCCGCGGTTTTTGGTATGTGAATGTTGCATATTGGGATGGTGATGTGCTTGTGCTGGTCGATAATGACAAGGACTCGCTACTTCAGTTTGACTTCGATGGCAAGTTGATTGCTAGTCTCCACTGCAGATGTCTCTGCCATAGTGGACTTCGGCTAAAACAATCTCTAGTTTCACATACATGCTTTCCGGCACCAGAGGATTATGTTCACCTTTCATCTGACCAGATTGTTATGTTCTGA